A window from Luteibacter flocculans encodes these proteins:
- a CDS encoding TonB-dependent receptor, which yields MAQDATTTPSANDAGTTAPAGQSNPQNAANLSGITVTGIRASLQKSLDLKRNADSIVDAISAEDVGKFPDTNVAESLSHLPGLSVDRNFGEGDKVSILGTDPALNRLLLNGQTVASTNWTSDPNNPDSRSFNYSLLASEIIGNAQVYKTPQANIDEGSIGGTVIVNTRRPLDLPANTLTGSVSYGYNDRADKGKPNASLLYSWKNKESTFGVIGSLMHSDRIIDRQGTEIFGYQRVNDPTDTNPDHQFNPAVVPPDAKGVYPTAINTAWFQQRRTRDGVSTGLQWKPNDAFELNFTGLYVTEKFNNFNQSHYGEWSGSAANATALGFNNGVATSGSYNANTSTYLDGYERDSTVNTGVANLRADWFGDGWTASSQIGYTGSTGGSDGIWNTQFQGFGGFDWNLKGQHPQINYNNADNPAAMLLHGAGYSYAPSYDRERYFQADFSHDVSWGPLNQIEVGIKATNHIDGQDAYAARLPSQDGSGLSLGDFSHGGTPSGYLDGLSAAGNMGDWTTIDPGLMKAYIQQLKNGTVSLDPKATYSVVEQNRAFYIQGDFAGDDYRGNLGVRYFRTRDTVDGYNAIGGDNYGPVNKRSAYHDWLPSFNIAYDATDSLTLRFAAAKAVARPRYQQMTPYVALDDRTLTGSRGNTDLGPYKSTNYDASAEWYFSENSVLAAEVFFRRISGYILNTNVAETHYNLTNLRDDVYQMQVPINAGVAKVKGASISYQQNFRYGFGLLANYTYSDADTSNDFPLPYNSKNSFNLSPFYEQGPWSARLTYSWRSSYFTSIAQLQSQQITGIFRQLDASVGYQINDHIRVSLDATNLLDETYFVYNNTPAQPLNAYKNGRTYTVTMGFKL from the coding sequence ATGGCGCAGGACGCCACCACCACCCCGTCCGCGAACGACGCCGGGACGACCGCCCCCGCCGGTCAGTCCAATCCCCAGAACGCGGCCAATCTCAGCGGCATCACCGTCACCGGTATCCGCGCGAGCCTGCAGAAATCGCTCGACCTCAAGCGGAATGCCGACTCCATCGTCGACGCGATCTCCGCGGAAGACGTGGGCAAGTTCCCGGACACGAACGTCGCCGAATCGCTTTCGCATCTGCCGGGTCTCAGCGTCGACCGCAACTTCGGCGAAGGCGACAAGGTCAGCATCCTGGGCACCGATCCTGCGCTGAACCGCCTGCTGCTCAACGGCCAGACCGTCGCATCGACCAACTGGACGTCGGATCCGAACAACCCGGACAGCCGCTCGTTCAACTACAGCCTGCTCGCCTCGGAAATCATCGGTAACGCCCAGGTCTACAAGACCCCGCAGGCGAACATCGACGAAGGCAGCATCGGTGGCACGGTCATCGTCAACACGCGTCGTCCGCTCGACCTGCCGGCGAACACGCTGACGGGCAGCGTCAGCTACGGTTACAACGACCGCGCCGACAAGGGCAAGCCGAACGCATCGCTGCTGTACAGCTGGAAGAACAAGGAAAGCACCTTCGGCGTCATCGGCTCGCTGATGCATTCCGATCGCATCATCGATCGCCAGGGCACCGAGATCTTCGGCTACCAGCGCGTCAACGATCCGACCGACACGAACCCCGACCACCAGTTCAACCCGGCCGTCGTGCCGCCGGACGCGAAGGGCGTGTACCCGACCGCGATCAACACGGCGTGGTTCCAGCAGCGCCGCACGCGCGACGGCGTGTCGACCGGCCTGCAGTGGAAGCCGAACGACGCGTTCGAGCTGAACTTCACCGGCCTGTACGTGACCGAGAAGTTCAACAACTTCAACCAGAGCCACTACGGCGAATGGTCCGGATCGGCCGCCAACGCCACGGCGCTGGGCTTCAACAACGGCGTTGCGACCAGCGGCAGCTACAACGCGAACACGTCGACCTACCTCGACGGTTACGAGCGCGATTCGACCGTGAACACGGGCGTCGCCAATCTGCGCGCCGACTGGTTCGGTGACGGCTGGACGGCATCGAGCCAGATCGGCTACACCGGTTCCACCGGCGGTTCGGACGGCATCTGGAATACGCAGTTCCAGGGCTTTGGCGGCTTCGACTGGAACCTCAAGGGCCAGCATCCGCAGATCAACTACAACAACGCCGACAATCCCGCGGCGATGCTCCTGCACGGTGCCGGCTACAGCTACGCGCCGAGCTACGATCGCGAGCGTTACTTCCAGGCCGACTTCTCGCACGACGTCAGCTGGGGTCCGCTGAACCAGATCGAGGTCGGCATCAAGGCGACCAACCACATCGACGGCCAGGACGCCTACGCGGCACGCCTGCCGTCGCAGGACGGCAGCGGTCTGTCGCTCGGCGATTTCTCGCACGGCGGAACGCCCAGCGGTTACCTCGACGGCCTCAGCGCGGCCGGCAACATGGGTGACTGGACGACGATCGATCCGGGCCTCATGAAGGCGTACATCCAGCAGCTGAAGAACGGCACGGTATCGCTCGATCCGAAGGCCACCTACAGCGTCGTCGAGCAGAACCGCGCGTTCTACATCCAGGGCGACTTTGCCGGCGACGACTACCGTGGCAACCTCGGCGTGCGTTATTTCCGCACCCGCGACACGGTGGACGGTTACAACGCCATCGGCGGCGACAACTACGGTCCCGTCAACAAGCGCAGCGCGTATCACGACTGGCTGCCGTCGTTCAACATTGCCTACGACGCAACCGACAGCCTGACGCTCCGCTTCGCCGCCGCCAAGGCCGTCGCTCGCCCGCGCTACCAGCAGATGACGCCGTACGTCGCGCTCGACGACCGTACCCTGACCGGTTCGCGTGGCAACACCGACCTCGGTCCGTACAAGTCGACCAACTACGACGCCTCGGCCGAGTGGTACTTCTCGGAAAACAGCGTGCTCGCCGCGGAAGTGTTCTTCCGTCGCATCTCGGGCTACATCCTCAACACCAACGTTGCCGAGACGCACTACAACCTGACGAATCTGCGTGACGACGTGTACCAGATGCAGGTGCCGATCAACGCCGGTGTCGCCAAGGTCAAGGGCGCGTCGATCAGCTACCAGCAGAACTTCCGTTACGGCTTCGGCTTGCTGGCGAACTACACGTACTCCGACGCGGACACCAGCAACGACTTCCCGCTGCCGTACAACTCGAAGAACTCGTTCAATCTGTCGCCGTTCTACGAGCAGGGTCCGTGGAGTGCGCGTCTGACCTACAGCTGGCGTTCGTCGTACTTCACCTCGATCGCGCAGCTGCAGTCGCAGCAGATCACGGGCATCTTCCGTCAGCTCGATGCCTCGGTCGGCTACCAGATCAACGATCACATCCGTGTGTCGCTGGATGCCACCAACCTGCTGGACGAAACCTACTTCGTCTACAACAACACCCCGGCGCAGCCGCTCAACGCCTATAAGAACGGTCGCACCTACACCGTGACCATGGGCTTCAAGCTGTGA
- a CDS encoding beta-mannosidase: protein MRRASLAMVAWLLAGAASAATPVEKDLSTGWQFRLVTERGADSVRDPAAQASPATRCRESCKRFADWQPATVPGAVQTDLLALGRIGDPFWRDNEADLQWIGLSDWDYRLDFDVDAAMLKRGHVELVFDGLDTFADVEVNGRMLLSADNMFRRWRVPVRDALHKGTNTLVVHLHSPITRLLPWLMKQPYSLPGEFDSSFGDEPKGKQTSNYVRKANYQYGWDWGPRYVTLGIWQPVRLESWDATRLADFHVAQKHVDADSAQLDAQFDLRADRSGPVILKVDWAAPDGTRGHDERSVALSRGENHVSLPVSIAHPQRWWPVGYGEPNLYRFHAEVAADGDTIASADRDTGLRTVELRRDKDTWGRGFAFVVNGVPIFAKGANLIPFDSFPSRVTTARMEAILRSAKDANMNMLRMWGGGTYQDDAFYAAADRMGLMIWQDFMFGGAITPYDDAFRENVRIEATEQVTRLRDHPSIVLWSGNNEVQTGWDDWPDRQDFRKFVNADEVRRIDDGMRELFGTTLRKVVQDLSPQVPYWASSPSTDYDGPANVENDGDFHYWKVWSGSEPIARYLDVTPRFQSEYGLQSFPVMATIKAFASPEDMQPESKVMRAHQKFANGDGNQRLLLYIRQEYGEPKDFPSFVYLSQVMQAEGIELAAEHLRSARPRNMGTLYWQLNDVWPGASWASVDYFNRWKALQFHAKRFYAPVDVVPLRRDGKTEVFAVSDRTTDFAATLRTRVYDMGGKLLRETSQPVHSAALASTKAVTWDDAALLKGADPRRTVAAFDLIEAGKPVAHHLLYFGAARTLALPQPGMSTSLRKDGGAVVLTVKAKRLARAVWIDTGDLDVRLADNAFDLLPGESRDIRIDGVADVDALRRVLKVRSLVDALKETAP from the coding sequence ATGCGGCGCGCGTCGCTGGCAATGGTGGCCTGGCTTCTCGCCGGTGCCGCCAGTGCGGCCACGCCGGTGGAGAAAGACCTTTCCACCGGCTGGCAGTTTCGCCTGGTGACGGAACGGGGGGCGGACAGTGTCCGCGATCCCGCCGCCCAGGCGTCGCCAGCGACGCGCTGCCGTGAGTCGTGCAAACGATTCGCGGACTGGCAGCCGGCCACCGTGCCGGGTGCCGTCCAGACGGACCTGCTCGCCTTGGGACGGATCGGCGATCCGTTCTGGCGCGACAACGAGGCCGACCTGCAATGGATTGGCCTCTCCGATTGGGATTACCGTCTGGACTTCGACGTCGACGCGGCCATGCTCAAGCGTGGTCACGTCGAACTCGTTTTCGATGGCCTCGACACCTTTGCGGACGTCGAGGTCAATGGCCGGATGCTGCTCTCGGCGGACAACATGTTCCGTCGCTGGCGTGTGCCGGTGAGAGATGCCTTGCACAAGGGCACGAACACGCTGGTCGTGCATCTCCATTCCCCGATCACCCGGCTGTTGCCGTGGCTGATGAAGCAACCGTATTCGCTGCCCGGCGAATTCGATTCCTCTTTCGGCGACGAGCCGAAGGGCAAGCAGACGTCCAACTACGTCCGCAAGGCCAACTACCAGTACGGCTGGGACTGGGGCCCGCGCTATGTCACGCTCGGCATCTGGCAGCCGGTACGGCTGGAGAGCTGGGACGCGACGCGTCTTGCCGACTTCCACGTCGCGCAGAAGCACGTCGACGCCGATAGCGCCCAGCTCGACGCGCAGTTCGACCTGCGCGCGGATCGCAGCGGTCCGGTCATCCTCAAGGTGGACTGGGCCGCCCCGGATGGCACGCGCGGCCACGACGAGCGCAGCGTGGCCCTGTCGCGTGGCGAAAACCATGTGTCGTTGCCGGTCTCGATCGCTCATCCGCAGCGCTGGTGGCCGGTCGGTTACGGCGAGCCGAACCTCTATCGCTTCCACGCGGAGGTCGCTGCCGATGGCGACACCATCGCCAGTGCCGACCGCGACACCGGCCTGCGCACGGTGGAGCTGCGGCGCGACAAGGACACCTGGGGCAGGGGCTTCGCCTTCGTGGTGAACGGCGTGCCGATCTTCGCCAAGGGCGCGAACCTGATTCCGTTCGACAGCTTCCCATCGCGCGTGACCACCGCGCGCATGGAGGCGATCCTTCGTTCCGCGAAGGACGCCAACATGAACATGCTGCGCATGTGGGGCGGCGGTACCTATCAGGACGACGCCTTCTACGCCGCGGCCGATCGCATGGGCCTGATGATCTGGCAGGACTTCATGTTCGGCGGTGCGATCACGCCCTACGACGATGCCTTCCGCGAGAACGTGCGCATCGAGGCGACCGAGCAGGTCACGCGGCTGCGCGATCATCCGTCGATCGTGCTGTGGTCCGGCAACAACGAGGTGCAGACCGGCTGGGACGACTGGCCGGATCGCCAGGACTTCCGCAAGTTCGTCAACGCCGATGAGGTGCGTCGCATCGACGATGGCATGCGCGAACTGTTCGGCACGACCTTGCGCAAGGTCGTCCAGGATCTCTCGCCTCAGGTGCCTTACTGGGCCAGTTCGCCCAGCACCGACTACGACGGCCCCGCGAACGTAGAGAACGACGGCGACTTCCACTACTGGAAGGTCTGGTCGGGTTCGGAGCCCATTGCGCGTTACCTGGACGTCACCCCGCGCTTCCAGTCCGAATACGGCCTGCAATCCTTCCCGGTGATGGCTACGATCAAGGCGTTCGCAAGTCCCGAGGACATGCAGCCGGAATCGAAGGTCATGCGCGCGCACCAGAAGTTCGCCAACGGCGATGGCAACCAGCGCCTGCTGCTGTACATTCGCCAGGAATACGGCGAGCCGAAGGATTTCCCCTCGTTCGTTTACCTGAGTCAGGTGATGCAGGCGGAAGGCATCGAGCTGGCGGCGGAGCACCTGCGCAGCGCGCGTCCACGCAACATGGGCACGCTGTACTGGCAGTTGAACGATGTCTGGCCCGGTGCGTCGTGGGCGAGCGTCGACTACTTCAATCGCTGGAAGGCCTTGCAGTTCCATGCGAAGCGCTTCTATGCGCCGGTAGACGTCGTGCCGCTTCGGCGCGATGGCAAGACCGAGGTTTTTGCGGTGTCCGATCGCACGACCGACTTCGCCGCCACGCTGCGCACGCGTGTCTATGACATGGGTGGGAAGCTGCTACGTGAGACGAGTCAGCCCGTTCACTCGGCCGCGCTTGCGAGCACCAAGGCGGTCACGTGGGACGATGCGGCGCTGTTGAAGGGCGCAGATCCACGCCGCACGGTGGCGGCGTTCGATCTGATCGAGGCCGGTAAGCCGGTCGCGCATCATCTGCTGTATTTCGGCGCCGCGCGTACGCTCGCGTTGCCGCAGCCCGGCATGAGTACGTCGTTGCGCAAGGACGGTGGCGCCGTGGTGCTCACCGTCAAGGCGAAGCGCCTGGCGCGCGCCGTGTGGATCGATACGGGCGACCTGGACGTGCGCCTCGCAGACAACGCGTTCGACCTGCTCCCGGGCGAGAGCCGGGACATCCGCATCGACGGCGTGGCCGATGTCGATGCGCTCCGCCGCGTGTTGAAGGTACGCTCGCTTGTCGACGCTCTGAAGGAGACCGCTCCGTGA
- a CDS encoding glycoside hydrolase family 125 protein, translating into MNPSRRHLVKWLSLVPSAALLGGMSLSAAAGPRFVTQRPPVGKRKFTSDAVEKLIASTKKKIADPELAWLFENCFPNTLDTTVEIGRLDGYEDTFVVTGDIDAMWLRDSSAQVWPYLPLTPKDEALRKLFRGLIRRQARCISIDPYANAFLPDPRGKSKLEWAQSDMTDMRPGVAERKWEIDSLCYPVRLAHGYWQTTGDREPFDENWRAATRLIVTTFREQQRKDGTGPYHFQRPSPNPTESQFLHGYGQPTRPVGMIHAMFRPSDDATLYPFNIPGNLFAVVTLRRLAQMHGTFYGDQGFASECNALADEIAAAIEQHGVIGDHGEDYWAYEVDGYGNHLFMDDANVPSLLALPYLECGPRDARYARTRAKVWSADNPYFFKGSAGEGIGGPHEGLRMIWPMSIMMKAFTTDDTAEIRQCLHGLKTTHAGTGFMHEAFDQDDPKQFTRSWFAWANTLFGELVVHLADKHPDTLRRV; encoded by the coding sequence GTGAATCCCAGCCGACGCCATCTCGTGAAATGGCTTTCCCTGGTGCCCAGTGCCGCCTTGCTCGGTGGCATGAGCCTCAGCGCCGCCGCGGGGCCGCGCTTCGTCACCCAGCGGCCGCCCGTCGGCAAGCGCAAGTTCACCAGCGACGCCGTGGAGAAGCTCATTGCGTCGACGAAGAAAAAGATCGCAGACCCCGAGCTCGCGTGGTTGTTCGAGAACTGCTTCCCGAACACCTTGGATACCACGGTAGAGATCGGTCGGCTCGATGGCTACGAGGACACCTTCGTGGTCACGGGCGACATCGACGCCATGTGGCTGCGCGACTCGTCCGCGCAGGTGTGGCCGTATCTTCCGCTCACGCCGAAGGACGAAGCGCTGCGCAAGCTGTTTCGCGGCCTCATCCGTCGCCAGGCGCGCTGCATCAGCATCGATCCGTACGCCAATGCGTTTCTTCCCGATCCGCGCGGCAAGAGCAAGCTCGAATGGGCGCAGTCCGATATGACCGACATGCGCCCCGGCGTCGCGGAGCGCAAATGGGAGATCGACTCGCTCTGTTACCCCGTGCGTCTCGCGCATGGGTATTGGCAGACGACCGGCGATCGCGAGCCGTTCGACGAAAACTGGCGCGCCGCGACGCGACTCATCGTGACCACCTTCCGTGAACAGCAGCGCAAGGACGGCACCGGCCCGTACCATTTCCAGCGGCCGTCGCCCAATCCGACCGAGAGCCAGTTCCTGCACGGCTATGGGCAGCCCACGCGCCCGGTCGGCATGATCCATGCGATGTTCCGTCCGTCCGACGACGCCACGCTGTATCCGTTCAACATCCCGGGCAACCTGTTTGCCGTCGTGACCTTGCGTCGCCTTGCGCAGATGCATGGCACGTTCTACGGCGACCAGGGCTTCGCGAGCGAATGTAACGCGCTGGCCGACGAGATCGCTGCGGCGATCGAACAGCATGGCGTGATCGGCGACCATGGCGAGGACTACTGGGCCTACGAGGTCGATGGTTATGGCAACCATCTCTTCATGGACGATGCCAACGTGCCGAGTCTGCTGGCCCTGCCTTACCTGGAATGCGGGCCGCGCGACGCGCGCTATGCGCGCACCCGGGCCAAGGTCTGGAGTGCCGACAACCCGTACTTCTTCAAAGGCAGCGCAGGCGAAGGTATCGGCGGACCGCATGAGGGCCTGCGCATGATCTGGCCCATGTCGATCATGATGAAGGCGTTCACCACTGACGACACGGCGGAGATCCGTCAGTGCCTGCACGGGTTGAAGACCACCCATGCGGGCACCGGGTTCATGCACGAGGCATTCGATCAGGACGACCCGAAGCAATTCACGCGGTCGTGGTTCGCCTGGGCCAATACGCTGTTCGGCGAGCTGGTGGTCCACCTCGCCGATAAACATCCCGATACCTTGCGGCGCGTCTGA